A part of Astyanax mexicanus isolate ESR-SI-001 chromosome 2, AstMex3_surface, whole genome shotgun sequence genomic DNA contains:
- the arpp19b gene encoding cAMP-regulated phosphoprotein 19b isoform X1, whose product MSNEAETQQAMEEEEATTEEQQEMEDTVVSPEKAEEAKLKARYPHLRAKPGGSDLLRKRLQKGQKYFDSGDYNMAKAKMKNKQLPTATAEKTEITGDHIPTPQDLPQRKPSLVASKLAV is encoded by the exons ATGTCTAACGAAGCGGAGACACAACAGgccatggaggaggaggaggcgacCACGGAGGAGCAGCAG GAGATGGAGGATACTGTGGTAAGTCCTGAAAAAGCAGAAGAGGCCAAGCTAAAGGCTCGGTACCCCCATCTGAGGGCTAAGCCTGGTGGATCAGACCTTCTGAGGAAAAGACTACAAAAAGGG CAAAAGTACTTTGACTCTGGGGATTACAACATGGCCAAAGCCAAGATGAAGAATAAACAGCTTCCAACAGCCACGGCAGAGAAAACTGAGATCACTGGAGACCACATCCCCACTCCTCAGGACCTGCCCCAAAGGAAGCCCTCGCTCGTCGCCAGCAAACTGGCTGTCTGA
- the arpp19b gene encoding cAMP-regulated phosphoprotein 19b isoform X2, whose translation MEDTVVSPEKAEEAKLKARYPHLRAKPGGSDLLRKRLQKGQKYFDSGDYNMAKAKMKNKQLPTATAEKTEITGDHIPTPQDLPQRKPSLVASKLAV comes from the exons ATGGAGGATACTGTGGTAAGTCCTGAAAAAGCAGAAGAGGCCAAGCTAAAGGCTCGGTACCCCCATCTGAGGGCTAAGCCTGGTGGATCAGACCTTCTGAGGAAAAGACTACAAAAAGGG CAAAAGTACTTTGACTCTGGGGATTACAACATGGCCAAAGCCAAGATGAAGAATAAACAGCTTCCAACAGCCACGGCAGAGAAAACTGAGATCACTGGAGACCACATCCCCACTCCTCAGGACCTGCCCCAAAGGAAGCCCTCGCTCGTCGCCAGCAAACTGGCTGTCTGA
- the bet1l gene encoding BET1-like protein, which yields MADHWNRGHGAVDDMLDEENKRMADNLATKVSRLKSLAFEIDKEADEQNSYLDGMDSNFLSATGLLTGSVKRFSTMVRSSRDNRKILCYVSIGLVLTFFLLYYLVRRIQN from the exons ATGGCTGATCACTGGAACAGGG GACATGGGGCTGTAGATGACATGCTGGATGAAGAAAACAAACGCATGGCTGACAATCTGGCAACCAAAGTATCTAGATTGAAGTCG CTGGCATTTGAAATTGACAAAGAGGCTGACGAACAGAATTCATACTTGGATGGCATG GACTCAAACTTCCTCAGTGCAACTGGACTGTTGACAGGGAGCGTGAAGAGGTTTTCCACAATGGTCCGCTCCAGCAGAGACAACCGAAAGATTTTATGTTATGTATCCATAGGCTTGGTGTTGACATTCTTTTTGCTTTATTATCTAGTCAGGAGAATACAGAactga
- the kcnj11l gene encoding potassium inwardly rectifying channel subfamily J member 11, like produces the protein MLARKGLLPDGFLLTRLAEDATQPNRFRTKSQRARFITKSGSCNVAHKNIREQGRFLQDVFTTMVDLKWQHSLLIFTSAFLCSWMLFAMVWWLLAFAHGDLEPRDPHDRGHVPCVTAIHSFTSAFLFSIEVQVTIGFGGRMVTEECPLAITVLIIQNILGLIINAVMLGCVFMKTAQANRRAETLIFSRNAVIAPRNGRPTFMFRVGDLRKSMIISATIQLQVIRRTVTAEGEVIPVCQLDIQVENPLRSNGIFLVSPLIISHTIERGSPLYEVSAQSLPNEDLEIIVILEGVVETTGITMQARTSYTPDEILWGRRFVSIMTEEDGRYSVDYSKFGNTVPVRMPALSAKELDQTRGVQDNGPHEGKPQGWGLVRAGRGGYRRGGGRACDDNAARPWYAPAEKEDDEKGKEKKGQKKMVKLEVIGREIEEEATEDMSD, from the exons ATGTTGGCCCGGAAAGGCCTCCTGCCTGATGGATTTCTGCTGACAAGACTGGCTGAAGATGCCACACAGCCCAACCGTTTCCGGACCAAATCGCAGCGAGCTCGCTTCATCACCAAGAGCGGATCCTGCAATGTTGCTCATAAGAACATACGAGAACAG GGTCGGTTCCTCCAGGATGTTTTCACCACAATGGTCGACCTCAAGTGGCAGCATTCGCTGCTCATCTTCACCTCAGCATTTCTCTGTTCCTGGATGCTCTTTGCCATGGTGTGGTGGCTCCTGGCATTTGCCCACGGTGACCTGGAGCCACGTGACCCCCATGATCGTGGGCATGTTCCATGTGTCACTGCCATTCACTCTTTTACCTCAGCATTCCTCTTCTCGATCGAAGTCCAG gTGACCATCGGTTTCGGTGGGAGGATGGTGACTGAGGAGTGCCCACTGGCCATTACCGTTCTGATCATCCAGAACATTCTGGGACTCATCATCAATGCAGTTATGCTGGGCTGTGTGTTCATGAAGACAGCTCAGGCTAATCGACGAGCAGAGACACTCATCTTCTCTCGCAATGCTGTCATCGCACCACGCAATGGCAGGCCCACGTTCATGTTCCGTGTTGGAGACTTGAGGAAGAGCATGATAATTTCTGCTACCATTCAGCTGCAG GTCATTCGGAGGACAGTAACAGCAGAAGGGGAGGTGATTCCAGTCTGCCAGCTGGACATCCAGGTGGAAAACCCCCTCAGGAGCAATGGCATCTTCCTGGTCTCACCACTGATCATTAGTCACACTATTGAGAGAGGAAGCCCACTTTATGAGGTCTCTGCCCAGTCACTGCCCAATGAGGACCTAGAAATCATTGTAATTCTGGAAG GCGTTGTGGAGACGACTGGCATCACCATGCAGGCACGCACATCTTACACGCCAGATGAGATCCTGTGGGGGCGGCGCTTTGTCTCCATCATGACTGAGGAGGACGGACGCTACTCGGTGGATTACTCAAAATTTGGCAACACTGTGCCTGTCCGAATGCCCGCCCTCAGCGCCAAGGAGCTGGACCAGACCAGAGGAGTGCAGGACAATGGCCCACACGAGGGCAAGCCACAGGGCTGGGGGCTGGTTCGTGCTGGACGGGGCGGGTACAGAAGGGGTGGAGGCCGGGCCTGTGATGACAATGCAGCCAGGCCATGGTACGCTCCAGCCGAAAAGGAGGACGAtgagaaagggaaagaaaagaAGGGGCAAAAGAAGATGGTGAAACTAGAGGTGATAGGGAGAGAGATTGAGGAGGAAGCCACAGAGGATATGAGTGATTAA
- the LOC103038709 gene encoding CD59 glycoprotein, translating into MKYSTGLFLLICSVTVGVGNKHYGMRFSSAGSSLQCYKCADYYGGWCENVQDCSYEDSCLSLHEKGGKTIRQCIRYTDCDNSRLSQMFPAVSGFTYRCCTSNLCNSAHSVDIPLLSLLISFIGLCWSCCSV; encoded by the exons ATGAAATACTCCACTGGGCTTTTCCTGTTGATCTGTTCGGTGACTGTTGGTGTTG GCAATAAGCATTATGGAATGCGCTTCTCCTCTGCAGGCTCATCTCTGCAGTGCTATAAGTGCGCTGATTATTACGGGGGGTGGTGTGAGAATGTGCAAGACTGCTCTTATGAAGACTCCTGTCTGAGTCTGCATGAGAAAG GGGGGAAAACCATTCGCCAGTGCATCAGATACACCGACTGTGACAACTCTCGCCTGTCCCAGATGTTTCCAGCTGTGTCCGGCTTTACGTACAGGTGCTGCACCTCTAATTTGTGTAACAGTGCACACAGTGTCGACATCCCACTGCTCTCCCTGCTCATCTCTTTTATCGGcctctgctggagctgctgctctgtgtGA